One segment of Brassica napus cultivar Da-Ae chromosome C3, Da-Ae, whole genome shotgun sequence DNA contains the following:
- the LOC106426704 gene encoding putative F-box protein At3g23420: MTMMSNLPRDLAEEVLSKVPLTSLRKVRSTCKEWKTLSKRRSFVKKHLGQASVGAASHKVVMMMDLRIYLMSINLNNKNDESCIKHEGKLISGSDEVDISRVFHCDGLLLFIPKGSTCVVVCNPYSGQTRFIESTFAFRNWWNYSYALGYEKSSSRKHKVLRFITVTDFVECKIYDLSSDSWRFLDPPGGWRVGHYDRGLSLKGNTYWFANKKRSDKSDGDRSFLVCFDFTRERFGPPLPLPFEPFDEDTVSLSSVREEQLAVLFQRWDSLELEIWVTTKIEPESVTWNTKVFLQVNMSLQFQFQFLLTAASFFIDEEKKVAVVFDKNKERSLVNRNVAYIIGVDESLREADLGDSNDKNCYPLACSYVPSLAKLT; this comes from the coding sequence ATGACGATGATGTCGAATCTTCCAAGGGATTTGGCGGAGGAGGTGCTCTCTAAGGTTCCACTGACATCTCTGAGAAAGGTCCGATCTACTTGCAAAGAGTGGAAGACTTTATCCAAACGCAGGAGCTTTGTGAAGAAGCACCTTGGACAAGCAAGCGTAGGAGCAGCATCACACAAGGTGGTCATGATGATGGATTTAAGAATTTATTTGATGAGCATCAATCTTAACAACAAGAACGATGAATCATGTATCAAGCATGAAGGTAAACTTATTTCGGGTTCAGATGAAGTCGATATCTCTCGAGTCTTTCACTGCGATGGCTTATTGTTATTCATCCCTAAAGGCAGCACTTGTGTCGTCGTTTGTAACCCGTATTCAGGGCAAACCCGGTTCATCGAGTCCACTTTCGCTTTTCGCAACTGGTGGAACTATTCATATGCTCTCGGCTACGAGAAGAGCAGCAGCCGCAAGCACAAAGTCTTGCGGTTTATCACTGTTACCGATTTTGTTGAGTGCAAAATCTACGACTTGAGCTCTGATTCATGGAGGTTTCTTGATCCCCCTGGAGGCTGGAGGGTAGGCCATTACGACCGTGGCCTTTCTCTCAAGGGAAATACATACTGGTTTGCTAATAAGAAGCGTTCGGACAAAAGCGATGGAGACCGTAGTTTCTTAGTCTGTTTTGATTTCACAAGAGAGAGATTTGGGCCGCCTTTGCCTCTGCCTTTTGAGCCGTTTGATGAAGATACTGTGAGTCTATCCAGTGTAAGAGAAGAACAGCTTGCGGTCTTGTTCCAGCGCTGGGATTCGTTAGAGTTGGAGATCTGGGTTACCACCAAGATTGAGCCGGAGAGTGTGACGTGGAACACCAAGGTCTTCTTACAAGTGAACATGAGCCTTCAGTTTCAGTTTCAGTTTCTACTTACTGCCGCCAGCTTCTTCAttgatgaggagaagaaagTAGCCGTggttttcgataaaaacaaagaaCGTTCATTAGTTAACCGCAACGTAGCTTACATCATTGGAGTGGACGAATCCTTGAGAGAAGCCGATCTCGGAGATTCTAATGACAAAAATTGCTATCCACTGGCGTGCTCTTATGTTCCAAGTCTGGCAAAACTTACTTAG
- the LOC106426726 gene encoding zinc finger CCCH domain-containing protein 18-like isoform X1 produces the protein MNFTESMNVVHNRIQQLEPENASKIIGYLLLMQEHGDRDMIRLAFCPDSVMRSMINFVKCELAKDPRYHSPPSDHLPIRNSFGTFAGSSIQPHSASVSPPLRTGVWENSTEVDSLQFLNFDDSMTSPEFSSGFFSRDHQCLPLRTSRRSPSLPEFPVKICHYFSKGHCKHGNNCRYFHGQIIPERESFSQMFNPNNVSDEEHVVSPGSLEKLEGEIIELLKSRRGAPISIASLPMMYFEKYGRTLQAEGYLTESQRHGKAGYSLTKLLARLKNTIRLIDRPHGQHSVILAEDVPKFVEYLEERNEHGAILAGSKQIYLTFPAESSFTEHDVSNYFSKFGLVEDVRIPCQQKRMFGFVTFVYTETVKHILAKGNPHFICGARVLVKPYREKSRSSRYLDNNKPLHGMRYGSQYIDRDMEMNTLPARVSESSRLMRKQFLEEHEQSVSKSLPTNYSYLGFSDDFKLTADGNYIAELEEQAGRLSYLLEYLNTEDNVLNISTNYKDTDRRIHCEPMDNQVLNLPESPFSSLSGKEISTVT, from the exons ATGAATTTCACAGAATCAATGAACGTTGTGCACAACAGAATCCAACAACTCGAACCAGAAAATGCTTCGAAAATCATTGGTTATCTCTTGTTGATGCAAGAACATGGCGACCGGGACATGATCCGTCTCGCCTTCTGCCCTGATTCTGTGATGCGTTCCATGATCAACTTCGTTAAATGCGAACTAGCTAAAGATCCTCGTTACCACAGCCCTCCTTCTGATCACCTCCCTATTCGTAATAGTTTCGGAACCTTCGCCGGTTCATCAATCCAGCCTCACTCGGCATCGGTTTCTCCTCCTTTGAGAACCGGTGTTTGGGAGAATTCAACTGAGGTTGATTCACTCCAGTTCTTGAACTTTGACGATTCAATGACGAGCCCTGAGTTCTCTAGTGGCTTCTTCTCTCGGGATCACCAATGTCTGCCTTTGAGAACGAGCAGGAGATCACCGAGTTTACCCGAGTTCCCGGTGAAAATATGTCACTACTTCAGCAAAGGGCACTGCAAGCACGGCAACAATTGCCGCTACTTCCACGGGCAGATCATAccggagagagagagtttctcTCAGATGTTTAATCCAAACAACGTAAGTGATGAAGAGCACGTTGTTTCTCCTGGATCACTAGAGAAGCTTGAAGGAGAGATCATCGAACTGCTGAAATCAAGAAGAGGCGCTCCAATTTCCATAGCTTCGTTGCCAATGATGTACTTCGAAAAATACGGTAGGACCCTTCAAGCTGAAGGATATCTCACAGAGTCACAAAGACATGGCAAAGCTGGCTATAGCCTCACCAAGCTTCTTGCTCGCTTGAAGAACACCATCCGTCTCATCGACAG GCCTCATGGGCAGCACTCGGTTATATTAGCAGAAGATGTACCAAAGTTTGTGGAATACTTGGAAGAGAGAAACGAACACGGAGCGATCCTTGCTGGTTCCAAACAGATTTACCTGACATTCCCAGCAGAGAGTAGTTTCACCGAGCATGATGTCTCAAACTACTTCTCCAAGTTTGGACTCGTGGAAGATGTGAGGATTCCTTGTCAACAGAAGAGAATGTTTGGATTCGTAACATTTGTTTACACCGAAACCGTCAAACACATTCTTGCTAAAGGCAATCCTCATTTCATCTGTGGGGCTCGTGTTCTCGTCAAGCCTTACCGGGAAAAATCACGCTCTAGTCGATATCTTGACAATAACAAGCCTCTTCACGGGATGCGGTATGGCTCCCAATACATCGACAGAGACATGGAGATGAACACAT TGCCAGCGCGTGTAAGTGAGAGCTCAAGACTAATGAGAAAGCAGTTTCTTGAGGAACATGAGCAATCGGTTTCAAAGTCCTTGCCTACTAATTACTCCTATCTCGGCTTCTCCGATGACTTTAAACTAACTGCAGATGGTAATTATATAG CGGAGCTAGAGGAACAAGCAGGACGGTTGAGCTATCTGCTGGAGTATTTGAACACCGAAGACAACGTCCTGAACATATCCACTAACTACAAAGACACTGATCG gagaATCCATTGTGAACCTATGGACAACCAAGTCTTGAATCTACCAGAGAGTCCGTTTTCTTCCCTTTCTGGGAAGGAGATTTCGACAGTTACGTAG
- the LOC106426726 gene encoding zinc finger CCCH domain-containing protein 18-like isoform X2 has product MNFTESMNVVHNRIQQLEPENASKIIGYLLLMQEHGDRDMIRLAFCPDSVMRSMINFVKCELAKDPRYHSPPSDHLPIRNSFGTFAGSSIQPHSASVSPPLRTGVWENSTEVDSLQFLNFDDSMTSPEFSSGFFSRDHQCLPLRTSRRSPSLPEFPVKICHYFSKGHCKHGNNCRYFHGQIIPERESFSQMFNPNNVSDEEHVVSPGSLEKLEGEIIELLKSRRGAPISIASLPMMYFEKYGRTLQAEGYLTESQRHGKAGYSLTKLLARLKNTIRLIDRPHGQHSVILAEDVPKFVEYLEERNEHGAILAGSKQIYLTFPAESSFTEHDVSNYFSKFGLVEDVRIPCQQKRMFGFVTFVYTETVKHILAKGNPHFICGARVLVKPYREKSRSSRYLDNNKPLHGMRYGSQYIDRDMEMNTLPARVSESSRLMRKQFLEEHEQSVSKSLPTNYSYLGFSDDFKLTADAELEEQAGRLSYLLEYLNTEDNVLNISTNYKDTDRRIHCEPMDNQVLNLPESPFSSLSGKEISTVT; this is encoded by the exons ATGAATTTCACAGAATCAATGAACGTTGTGCACAACAGAATCCAACAACTCGAACCAGAAAATGCTTCGAAAATCATTGGTTATCTCTTGTTGATGCAAGAACATGGCGACCGGGACATGATCCGTCTCGCCTTCTGCCCTGATTCTGTGATGCGTTCCATGATCAACTTCGTTAAATGCGAACTAGCTAAAGATCCTCGTTACCACAGCCCTCCTTCTGATCACCTCCCTATTCGTAATAGTTTCGGAACCTTCGCCGGTTCATCAATCCAGCCTCACTCGGCATCGGTTTCTCCTCCTTTGAGAACCGGTGTTTGGGAGAATTCAACTGAGGTTGATTCACTCCAGTTCTTGAACTTTGACGATTCAATGACGAGCCCTGAGTTCTCTAGTGGCTTCTTCTCTCGGGATCACCAATGTCTGCCTTTGAGAACGAGCAGGAGATCACCGAGTTTACCCGAGTTCCCGGTGAAAATATGTCACTACTTCAGCAAAGGGCACTGCAAGCACGGCAACAATTGCCGCTACTTCCACGGGCAGATCATAccggagagagagagtttctcTCAGATGTTTAATCCAAACAACGTAAGTGATGAAGAGCACGTTGTTTCTCCTGGATCACTAGAGAAGCTTGAAGGAGAGATCATCGAACTGCTGAAATCAAGAAGAGGCGCTCCAATTTCCATAGCTTCGTTGCCAATGATGTACTTCGAAAAATACGGTAGGACCCTTCAAGCTGAAGGATATCTCACAGAGTCACAAAGACATGGCAAAGCTGGCTATAGCCTCACCAAGCTTCTTGCTCGCTTGAAGAACACCATCCGTCTCATCGACAG GCCTCATGGGCAGCACTCGGTTATATTAGCAGAAGATGTACCAAAGTTTGTGGAATACTTGGAAGAGAGAAACGAACACGGAGCGATCCTTGCTGGTTCCAAACAGATTTACCTGACATTCCCAGCAGAGAGTAGTTTCACCGAGCATGATGTCTCAAACTACTTCTCCAAGTTTGGACTCGTGGAAGATGTGAGGATTCCTTGTCAACAGAAGAGAATGTTTGGATTCGTAACATTTGTTTACACCGAAACCGTCAAACACATTCTTGCTAAAGGCAATCCTCATTTCATCTGTGGGGCTCGTGTTCTCGTCAAGCCTTACCGGGAAAAATCACGCTCTAGTCGATATCTTGACAATAACAAGCCTCTTCACGGGATGCGGTATGGCTCCCAATACATCGACAGAGACATGGAGATGAACACAT TGCCAGCGCGTGTAAGTGAGAGCTCAAGACTAATGAGAAAGCAGTTTCTTGAGGAACATGAGCAATCGGTTTCAAAGTCCTTGCCTACTAATTACTCCTATCTCGGCTTCTCCGATGACTTTAAACTAACTGCAGATG CGGAGCTAGAGGAACAAGCAGGACGGTTGAGCTATCTGCTGGAGTATTTGAACACCGAAGACAACGTCCTGAACATATCCACTAACTACAAAGACACTGATCG gagaATCCATTGTGAACCTATGGACAACCAAGTCTTGAATCTACCAGAGAGTCCGTTTTCTTCCCTTTCTGGGAAGGAGATTTCGACAGTTACGTAG